The window GGGAACCTAGGAAACATCTATCCCCACTTTGACACATCTGCAAGATGTCCCATTAAGTAACTGTCAAGGGATGCAGCAACTGCCTCGACAGGGGAGCCATCTTTAAATGGTAGATGAGGGACCCTGGTATGGATATATTGAAACTCACTGACTTACTGCTCTCTCCGTACTCCCTCTACTTTTTGTTTATTGTGTTGgactgacttgagcgtcggagattccCCCCCCGGAGTTCGCTCCGGGTCTTCTCTTGTGCTCTTCACCCCTTGCAGATCACCACGTCACCAGGCCAAGTTTCAGCAGCCACAGGTAATAAAGTTGCATTAGGAATTAGttagtttgtttctttatttaatttattttttaagttgttttgggtTAGTTCAATTGATCCGGTTCtatgtggttcaatttaagttgcacgtaattgttattaagtgttttagttgggctggattaggattctataagtccaatcatgttttgagtctatttcctttattatttcactttcctagtcagtaTTGGTTACCTAGTTAGTcagggattgggttaggcttttttttttttagttttcgagtctatttttgagtttcctgtataaggttgtaaggggggcaagcatTGGACACaaatttgataaataaagttGTGGCTTTTGTTGCTCTCTTCTCTATTGAAGATCCCTTGTGTTATTTCTGTTGCTCTTattattccatcatcttcttaaGCCATTAACAAGTAAGTTTATTCTCAGATTTCTACAATGAGAACCTTCAATTCTAGACTTTCATATacaatgttgttgttgttgtttttatttatttattttaaattaagcAAACCAGCCGTCTGATTTGACTGAAACTTTAACCGAATCTTAAGAACCCTAACTTGAGAACTTGATTCAAGTTTCACTCAATTCTGACCAGCCGATTGACTGCTGGAGTGAAAtctctattttaccctttgcctTGTTAAAACCCTGTTTTGAGATTCGTGTTCTGATTTGTTGAACCTATTAAGCTATTGTTTATAGGTTATTTTCATGTCTGAAACCCTGCAACCTATCTTCAACCTCTGAACCCTAATTACAGTAgttaaattactattttacctctAATCCTATTGCTACTAGGAATCACCTATAATTGCTGATCTAACCATCCGAATGAGTTGAAACTTTCAGCAAACCTTCACCTCCATATTCCTTGCACTCCACGTTGTTACAGACCCATTCATCCATCTGATTTTGTGTTATTAATAATCTCCCCAAATTTGGATTTTATTCTCTGTGAAAAGATTCTGTTTTGGTATTGTTTTGATTACCCAATTACAGTATTACATCAATAACTCTCTAGGTGATTGGTTCATAAAACGACAAGAAAGACGAGGAGGTTTGGTTGCCCAACAAGAACGAATTCATAGTGCGAACATACTTAACATGTTGACGGGTCTAACACTATTCACTTGGTACGAGAAATAATGATTCCTAGAGTCTCAACGAATGCCCTAGCCCAGCTACGAATCCCATGAATACTTCCCAATGAGTAGACCCTATAGCATCATCGATGCttaaactagaagaagaaaagaaaactaagaatTTGAGGAACTTTTACTCGTTTTACAGTCAGAATTGGGATCAACATCTGCAAAATACAAATTACACAATCCAATTCACCTTAAAACACAGGAGGGGAGGGCAGAATCCCCGTCGGTTCCAGCTGACAAAGGAACAATTTCAAACGCAACTCGGAAGAAGATTGTTCCATCATTGATGCAAAAACAAACtaaaatgaaacaaagaaaGGAACCAGATTTGACAGAAAGGAAATGAAGGAAGTTTCAGTCTGATACACTAATAATCTCAAGAttaaaaagagagggaaaaaaaaaagtacctcTTCGTTGAATCGAACGAGGGAGAGAGAAACGAGACACTCCAATCACCTCTTCCTATATTTCCTCCTGTGTCACTATTTTTAATGAATACTTTTCATCAGATAGACAACAAATCCAGTTTACAACTGGAGAGGGATGACAACGATGACCGTGTAAAATGACGAATTTAGCCCTATTAAATTAATAATCACATATTTCTAccaaaataatattaataataacaTATTTAttgggaaacaaaaaaagaaaggagagaaaaaccTCACTCCATCGCGCTTTCTGTGACAGGGTCTCTCTCTATAAATCGTCCACTTCTCGCCGTCGTACAGAAGTCGGAAGATCTGAACAAGCGTAAGCGGTAGGACTTAGGAGTAGATCAAGATCTCGATCCTCCACTTTTAACGTTAGTTCTATGCATTTAGATATTTCGTTTTACGTTATAATTTCTCGTGAGGAGGTTCTTGAGTTCATATAGTCTTGTGGATTGGCTATCTGgtttgtgttttattttaattcgaAATTGGGAGTTTCAGGATTTGTTTGGTTGAGCTGGTTTATGTTGATTGTGGATGAGTTCGTGTTTTTCATCTCTCTTTGTGCTTGGATATTGGTTTGTACGGGGGGGGTTTATTAATTTCACTCTTCCGTTTGTTGGATTGGTGTTCTTTGTTAGTTTTAGTTTGGCTTTCCTTCTGTAATCATGAATTCTGAATAATCTTGGATTTATCGATTTGAGATCCGAGTGTTCTTTAAGTTTTGTGTATCGGCATTGTCATCTTTATTGAATTGGAGTTGGATTTCGTTCCTTCTTTGTGTGTATTTGTGTGTATCTTTTTCTCTGTAATTTTGGTTACAGTGTGTCAAAATAaaggggtttagggtttatgattcTGGTTGCATGGATGCGTGTTTGTGTCCAATTTATTGTTTTCCACCCTAGCTTTGGTGTACATAGTTAAGTAATACCTCAAAATTTGAATGCATTCATTTAGTGGGAGTTTGTGGGGGGTTAATTAGGCAAGATCATTCTACTGTGGCTCCATTTGTTCTGTTCTTGTTTATTCAGATTGAATTAATATTTAGTCAGAATCTTGATCATTTTCCTCTTCAAGCATGAGATCACTTGCTTCTATTAGAGTTTATCTGTTCCCAATATTCACATTTGATGGTGTAACAATGATCTCTTATGCAGATATTCTAATTGAACAAGCCTTCATATACTGTAAGTCTCCATGGCTGCATCAGAGGAAAACAGTGCACTATTCCCAATATTCATCTTAACAGTTCTGGCACTGCCTTTAGTGCCTTACACAATACTCAAGTTATGCCGTGCTGCCTCTAGAAAGACAAAGAGCATTCACTGTCAGTGCTCTGTATGCTTCCATTCAGGAAAGTATCGCAAATCCATATTTAAGCGGGTAAGTTTCTGATATTCtatgtatatatgttttttCAAGGTTTACTGTAGGATTTTTGCTTTTTATAGCTTTTTAACCTCTTcaattttttggtttgtttttgcAGATCTCATCCGTCTCAACATGTAGTAACTTTACGCTTGTGCTACTCTGGGTTATTATGGCATTCCTGGTCTATTACATTAAACATATAAGCCGTGAGGTATTGATCTTCTCTTTTGATATTTTTGTAGTGCGGGTCATTGAGAGTCAACTGCAAAATCAGTTGCGTAGCTACAATCTTGATATCAGTCTTATTGTTGTTATGCCTTTATCAAAACTTTTACTATTGAAGTTCCCTTCTATGACCGCCAGCTCATCATACCCATAGAATGTTGCATCCATTAATTTTAGTAGCTAGGAGGTTTTAATATCCTAACCACAATTGGATCCTAGAAAGGATGCTACAAAATGCTTCTTTTCTGAAAATGgcagttcctttttttttttttggggggggggggtgagaggGGTGTTGGAGATACGGCCTAGGGGATTAGATATTGTTGAATAGAACAGAGGGAATACACTGGAGATACAATAGAACTATGGAAAGAGGGATGAGAACAAAAACCTGAAACAAGAAGATGATATACAGATAGGAGAGGAGGTAAGAGAAAAGATCGACTTGCCTTACTTAGAGAACTAGTATGAGTAGATTTTTTACTTTCTAATCAAAACACAAATtcttttaccccaaaaaaaaaaacaaatcaaaacacAAATTCTGCAATTCTTTCCCCTCTTGTTAAGTTGTATGATTATTACTAGCAATAGCTATGTGTCTGTGGTTATTGTCCTAAATACTGTGGTAGAGATAGGTATGCATGAGAAATCTTCTATGACCAATGCCTATAAATTTCTTATCCTATATCTAGATGTCCCCTTTTATTTGTCTGCATTATCTCAAACTCCagtattaattattttatatttgtaaGTTTGTTTATTCTGAGTTTGtttgtttaaaaaataaaattaaatagcTAAAATTGTATGGTGACTTTTGGATTATAAGATTTATTTTAGTTactttattaaaaaacaaaaactaagaaGCTAAAATTGCATGGTGACTTCCTTTTGAGATTATAAGATTAATGCTGGTGAATTTCTACTCTGAATTTTTGAATGCTGCATCTCACAGTTGATAATATTTTTCTTCAGATCCAAGTTTTTGAGCCATTCAGCATTCTTGGATTAGAATCTGGAGCTTCAGAATCTGAGATAAAGAAGGCATATAGGAGACTCTCTATTCAATATCATCCTGATAAAAATCCAGATCCAGGTTGAAGGTTTTTTGTGTCTttagtgctttttttttttggttcgtCTTTGGGTTGGTTAGAAATTTGATGCTCTTTTCGCATGATCAATTTTTGCTAACcattgctttttttttgttccagaGGCGCACACATATTTTGTGGAATTCATATCCAAGGCTTATCAGGCTCTAACAGACCCTATTTCGcgtgaaaattttgaaaaatatggtCATCCAGATGGCAGGCAGGTCGTATACTTTCTTCATATGTGAAATGAGAAGccatctttttgtttttgtttttttgtcctGAGTAGCTGCATTTGAAACTAATAATTGTCCTAATTGGGCTTCGAGCAGGGGCTTCAAATGGGAATAGCTCTTCCCGAGTTTCTTCTAAACATTGATGGAGCGTCTGGGGGAGTACTCTTACTTGGGATTGTTGGAGTCTGCATTCTTTTGCCTTTGATGTTGGCTGTTATATATCTCTCGAGGTCATCAAAATATACTGGAAACTACGTTATGCATCAGACGCTGTATGCTTATTATCACTTGATGAAACCTTCATTGGCTCCAAGGTATGTGCATCTCTTCATAAAAATTTTTCGTTATAAATTTTAGTGACCaggatttttttcttccattgcgTGTCAATAAGCACTATTTTCATGCATGGAGATACATTGGTCATGGAATGACAGTGAGTTTTCTAGCCTGCATAATTGCAGTTAGGAAGGATCCTATGATATTTTCCATCAACTGTTTGAAGAGGCTATTTACTGATGTCCACCTGTGAATGACATCCGTCAAgtccatttttggtttcttctcttccctcacATAATCAAGTAGCTCTACAATTCATTTGCTTTTTAAGAGAGAGATCTGTATGTTTCATATTACTATGAACCACCAAACGTATTGTAGTATTTTCTACTTGTAGTTGCTTACTCTATTTCTTGTTAATATTATTAGTTTGAGCTACTGTATTTCTTATTAATATTATTAGTTTGTGCTATTGATGTCACATACATGATACAGCAAGGTTGTAGACGTCTTCATTAATGCTGCTGAGTACAAGGAAATGCCAGTTCGTAGGAGTGATGGTGAGCCCCTTCAGAAACTGTTCATGTTAGTCAGGAGTGAGTTGAACCTGGACCTTAAGAACATTAAGCAAGAGCAAGCAAAGTTTTGGAAGCAGCATCCGGCCCTTGTTAAGGTAGTTTCTTTTGCCTCTATTTTCTCATCCTTGGTAATTCGTTCACATTCttatgctcttttctttttttgcaatCAGACAGAATTGTTGATTCAGGCGCAATTAACACGTGAAGCAGGAACCTTACCATCAGCTTTGCAGGGCGACTTTAGGCATGTGCTTGAACTTGCACCTCGCCTTCTTGAAGAACTAATGAAGGTGATTTCAACATAACTTGTTCTACATTATTGAGTTTGTTTTAGCACAGTTATGAAACTTCGCTTCCTTGAAATGTTCTCTGCAGTATCATTTTCCATGGGAACTTTTCTCTAAGCCTGGGATAgatatctcttttatttttattttttttagttctctGAAGTGGGTGTAGCTTGCATGTGAATTTGATGACGAAGCTGCTTTTAGTAAGCTGTTAAAATGTGGTGGGATTGGAGATGATTGCAGGCAATCGACAGTTCTCTGTGACTTCATGCTTAATTTGATGGGAGATTTAGTGTAGCAGCTATTCCCTTTCTATTGCCTGTATAGGAGAGTAATTAGTTGTTGCAAATTGCAATCTATGCCAGAGTAGAACATTGATATATTTTTATGatggaaaaaattaaaaattatggAGAAAAGCTCATGATGCAACTGATCATTAGTAATCAGAGTCATAGATTACATTCTCCCCACAGTTTTTAATGGTTAAAACTGGACCTCAGCTGAATCACGGAACTGCCGGGTGCTTCTTTGGTTTGTCTCAATTCAACCCATTTATTAAAAAGTTAAAAGTAGCTGgcaaaaagaattaaagaaattaGATAACATATGCTCTCAAAGGGTTCACAAGACAACTGTGAAAACTAGCCAATTATGCAGTTATGACCCCATCAATCTGAGTTCTCTTTTTTTGGATGGATGGGTCAGGGTGGGAGGGGAGGGAGACAGGGTTGGTGGAACGCTGAACATAGAGGAGTCTGTTTCCTGTGTCAAATCATTCTAACACGTCTTAGTAATAGGTTTGTGAGCTGATCTACAAGCACCCTTGCTTctttggtcgtagatcagctagtGCGCACCTTTACTCTGCCGAGCCCAAGTGCTTGGTTGCATGGGGTCCGTTAGCACAGTAGTTTTCTTTGCGGGGATGAGATCGGATCTTACTTGAAGCACTCCACCACAAATAATAGTCTTTGGGTTGGATAGGCAGTAGAGACtataaaatttcttctctttagGGTGGGCTTTCAAGACACAGATGAACTACTCCATCTGGAAAGGGCATTAGTTCAGTCACCTGTTCTCCTTTTCTTTAGACTGTGGCTCCACTCAAATAGTAAGCATATTGAGCATATAGTAGAAAGTCAgccatgtttctttttttttttcccctgagACCTGCTCTCTCACTTGGATGGTGCTGTCTTTATCCTCTAAATTCATTATTTGTTCTTCTTGCCTTCATATGTACTGAAAAGTTTCCTCCAATGGCAAAGCCAGAAAGGATTAAATAAGGAATCAAAATGGTCAAGGTGATTTAGAAGAATCTCTGATAGGTGATAAGGGAAAGTCATCTGAGATGGTTTGGCCATTGCAACTGTTAATGAGGAGTGACATGGTGCACTGATCAGAGGagttaaaaacttaaaagaacaAGTTATAGACTGAAAATGCCTGGGGAGAAGGGTGAAATAATATGTGGATGGCTTCAGGTTAACAACAAATATGACTATAAATTTGAACTGCAAAACAGGGTCCATGTAGCCACCTCATTTAGTTGTAATAAGGCTTAGATGAGTTGAAGGGAAGATTTCCTCCCAAGGATGGTGAGAATTAGTACCCTTCATAGGTGGCTACGTCTGCCATGTTGAGGGATGATTGTCATTCTGAAATAAAGTTTCCATCAGTTTGACCAGAGCTCGAAGagttaattcttttttttatccatGCAGATGGCAGTTATACCACGCAGTCCTCAAGGACATGGATGGCTGAGGCCTGCAGTTGGGGTTGTTGAGCTTTCTCAAAGTATCATTCAGGTATTATTTTCCATGTCTTTCTCATGTACTCATCTAATGCTGTCGTTTCAGCTTCATACGTCTTGACATGCATAATTTGATTTCTTGTGTTTGAAAATCTACTGAAGTTATTGACATATCAATGCCAATAAAATCTTGCAAAATCAGATAGCTGTTTTCTGCTGTTACTTTTGCCTATGTTTATTTTGcagtttttatgttttaaaatagATAAATGATTTTCTACGGAAGAACAGCATTTGCTAACTCTACTTGTAATGTTTATTCGCACAACAGAAAAGGCAAGGAACCCATTAAATTTTAACCCctcaagaaaagaaatggattttgAAAGCTGAAGAACTATTTTCTCTAAAATTCGGCAAACTTGTCCAAATTCCCTCCTCCACACTCCTCTCTCTTATTTGATGACCGGGGAAATAATCttgtttaataaaagaaaaagaaaacttggAACTGCCAAAACATTGATGTTTAATTATCAAATGGGTAAAAAGACGAAGGCAAAAACATTGATGTTAGTATAAATAATTATAGCAATGACAATGATGGTGattgttgaaataggctgcttacacgattggggtaagcagtcctagtttgattaggattagtcctactagtcctagctgattaggattagtccaagtcatgttaggagtagtactagtcagattagattcttttcttttattttatttttattgttttaccctcagccgagtcctattctggcattcctagttgtattaggaattcctagtaggactaggactgaggtgttattattcctatttgtactttgatcagatttacttcaagttattataaataaaggggcttcggtgatcgattctaatcactcaagcattcatatcaaagctgtttacatggtatcagagccatctcTCGATCCAAGAGCAGCCTCCCCTcgattttttctggttttcttctccaactctcttgGCTActggtttccttcttctccaactctctcggactctctttttcattcagggcagcatctttgaggtgattcaatgaagaattagctgctgccctcaatgacacCTCACTGAAGATTATACAAACACTGGTGTGATCTGAAACTGCCGCAAGTTTCCTCCAACCCTTCGAGATCAAGCTGCTACATTATTCAAGctggatttctgtttttttttttttttgagattgatCCCTACACTTGCTGATCTACACCTTATGTATTTCAGATTGCAGATCTGAATCCAATCCACATCTGATTCAACCCTGCAATTACCTACATTCAGATAtacctaaatttttttaaaatttagggctttttattggctcatccaAAGGGGCCAATTTTTGGAGGGAATCTTCTCCACGACAAGGGAGATACTCGATCCTTGTTTCAGCCTGTTCTGACGGCTGAAACTCATACAGTTTCAAAACCTAGGGTTTCACTCGATACTGTAACCagccctattagggtttcttattgcaTCATcagaattttctgattttttgcaggcttATTCTCCACCACTTGCAAGgcattcgatccaagtttcagcctatTCTGACGACTGCAATTGCTGCCACTTCAAAACCCATACTTTAGATAtaattcagttttttgaagatttgtttttttgttcaaatttgtGGATTGGTTTCTACCTGAACTATGGGAGATTCAGAGacaactactgctacttctggaggggaTGGTCAAACTAGgaatgactttcttccctatgttgctgccatcaagcttgatggtacgaatTATTTAATCTGGGCCAGATCACTatccttgactgtggctggtaggggattcattggccatcttactggcaccaccaaacaaccagctgaagaaggtgttgcccgtactaaatgggctgctaacgatgctatggtgatgtcatttgttttaaattctatgaccactgatctatccagtcaatatctcctccttgacactgctactcaaatatggactgctgtcaagggaacttatggtcgatcaggaagtggtgctcaggtttatgaaatcaggaagataCTCCAAACCACTACTCAGAATGAGATGTCTGttactaaatactatgctgccctcaagtgtttatggcagcaattggatcattatgctcgattccagcctactactactgctgatattactgcctaccacacctatgtagaccaattccgtgtctatgattttctggctggcctcaatgatgacaatgaccctattcgggtgcaagtccttTGACaagttcctttccccactttagaggagactttttcttatgttcacagtgaagagacacgaagggctgccatgatgatgactcctaaagttgagagatcagccttacagactgctggtCCCACTCCTGTTGCTTCTTATGATAGTGTTGCTGCTTCCactactactaccaaagagcctgttaagtgtgagcattgtcacaaatcatatcacactaaggcttagtgttggaaattacatgggaagccagctgattttgaggccaaacgtggtcatgctaagtctaaaagcaaagccaatcatactgaaagtgtagctctaACTCCCATtgctgacattggtttctcctaggaagaactccaggctttgcgtcgtatgttgaacacatcaactacctctactacgtctgctgccaattcaggttccttctttgcccgtacaggtatttcttttgctggtcattgtgcatcagtagtatccactccatggatcatagactccagtgctactgatcacatgacaggttcttctagcctttttaatacatattcttctgcctctggtaaggataaaatcaaaattactgatgggtccctctcctccatctcagggaaaggatccattggttgttctccttcccttacactgTCATCTATGTTGCATATTctcaaatttacaactaaccttcttttcatcagcagtatcactaaatccctgaattgtaaagtgaccttttttcccactcattgtgtttttcaggaactggactcggggaagacgattggattgggtaaagtgcatggcggattgtacctgcttgatggcgatCCTACGTAGgctttaccttcggcatctttctcttctgatttacataaatggcactctagactaggtcatccccccttaggtactttatcaaatttatttccagcattagttaaagactgtaataaggaagaatttttttgtgcgccttgtgtcttggctaaacagacgcgttcaacttatcctatttctaataaaagatcctcttccttatttcatattgttcatcctgatgtgtgggggcctagtaggaaagcttccctgactggccatcggtggtatgtcactttcattgactgctattctaggttcacttgcgtataccttatgcacacaatgagtgaagtttttttatgttttcaacactttcatcaaCTGATTAAGACCTAGTTTAATGctactcttcaaattttgaggagtggcaatgggaaagagtatatggaaggtcagttccaaaaataccttgctgcacatggaatcctccatcagaccagctgtgtcgacactccagcccaaaatggtgtggctgagagaaaaaaccgctaCCTCCTGGAGGTGGCTAGGgcccttatgtttgctcgcaatgtcccttccctttattggggggatgttgtccttactgcagcctatttaattaataggttgcccagtcgggttcttctttcaaaagcccctattgagctattacttggctctttttcctttatagtcccacctaaggtgtttggctgcatttgttatgctagggatacaaggtcccctggtaaacttgacccacgtagcctccgttgcattttcttgggttactctgctacccaaaaggggtacaaatgttactaccctccatcccgcaggacttttgtcagcatggatgttgtctttcatgaaaatgttccatattatgtgtccccacctcttcagggggagtgttagtaaagatgtgctgactattgactctccacctccacttcagtctgtttaccatgagtctgaaccagttcggcctgcccctagtactccccctgagtcagggggagaggttcctatacagggggagaccatttctattcagggggagcaatctaccccggtccagactcctatccagaggactattagtgaatttcagaggaggattgatgcctgtaatgtgaagacctatgcaaggaaacataagcaggttcaatcaattGTTGCttcagtacccatccaattgccgaacctggatccagaacctgcctctccacctggtaatgatcctgacttacctattgctcttcgcaaaggtgtcagaacttgtactcagcatcccatatctcatgttgtttcttatgattccctttccccatcctttcgtgcctttgtttcctctctttcttctgttcgtattcctaacaattggcaggaagctttatcagacggaaagtggaaggcagctatgttggaagaaattgacgccttaaaaaaaaataacacatgggagcttgtagttcttccacctgggaagaaaaccgttgggtgtttgtggtgaaacagaaggtggatggcactgtggatagatataagaCACGACTTGTGGTCAAGGGATTcgctcagacatacggcattgattaccaggaaacttttgcacttgttgcaaagttaaatactgttcgtgtgttattatcttgtgcagtcaaccttggatgggatatgcaacagctagatgtaaaaaataccttcctaaatggaacactgaacgaggaggtgtatatgggcattccaccagggttctcttgtgacagaaaccaaggaaaagtatgTAGACTGAAGTGTGCACTTTATggtctgaagcagtcacctcgagcatggtttggccggttccacaaggccatgatttctgtgggctataagcagagtaatgctgatcacacactctttataaagagggttggtaaaaaactcactgttcttatagtctacgttgatgatatagtggttactagCAATGCTGGGGATGAGATCAaacagttgaagaccttccttgaacaagaatttgagattaaagatctagggaaactacgatactttcttgggattgaagtagccagatc is drawn from Telopea speciosissima isolate NSW1024214 ecotype Mountain lineage chromosome 1, Tspe_v1, whole genome shotgun sequence and contains these coding sequences:
- the LOC122671478 gene encoding dnaJ protein ERDJ2-like, with product MAASEENSALFPIFILTVLALPLVPYTILKLCRAASRKTKSIHCQCSVCFHSGKYRKSIFKRISSVSTCSNFTLVLLWVIMAFLVYYIKHISREIQVFEPFSILGLESGASESEIKKAYRRLSIQYHPDKNPDPEAHTYFVEFISKAYQALTDPISRENFEKYGHPDGRQGLQMGIALPEFLLNIDGASGGVLLLGIVGVCILLPLMLAVIYLSRSSKYTGNYVMHQTLYAYYHLMKPSLAPSKVVDVFINAAEYKEMPVRRSDGEPLQKLFMLVRSELNLDLKNIKQEQAKFWKQHPALVKTELLIQAQLTREAGTLPSALQGDFRHVLELAPRLLEELMKMAVIPRSPQGHGWLRPAVGVVELSQSIIQAVPLNARKATGGSAEGVAPFLQLPHFSEAIVKKIARKKVRTFQEFQDMSPQERAELMTQAAGFSASEAQDVEVVLEMMPSITIEITCETEGEEGIQEGDIVTMHAWITLKRGNGLVGALPHAPYFPFPKEENFWLLLADSTNNVWMSQKVSFMDEAAAVTAASKAIQETQEGSGASLKEISAAVREAVEKVRNGSRLVMGKFQAPAEGNYNLTSYCLCDSWIGCDKKTSLKLKVLKRSRAGTRGGTMAEEGPAVEDGIEEEEEEEEEGYDDYESEYSDDGEDELDTKKNGAVANGVSHRKGSGSSSESSGTDEE